From Amycolatopsis sp. YIM 10, the proteins below share one genomic window:
- the leuA gene encoding 2-isopropylmalate synthase, whose protein sequence is MSTSDKPAASRIRKPSRPAPADQPQWNPQRGTSMPVHRYRPWFELVEDIQLADRTWPDRRIERAPLWCAVDLRDGNQALIDPMSPARKRKFFELLVRMGYKEIEVGFPAASQTDFDFVREIIDEGAIPDDVHIQVLTQCRPELIERTFQALEGAPRAIVHIYNSTSILQRRVVFREEREGIKKIALQAAELVVEYAAKYSDTDFRFQYSPESYTGTELSYAAEVCNAVTDIWQPTPARPAILNLPATVEMATPNIYADSIEWMHRNLERRDSVILSLHPHNDRGTGIAAAELGYQAGADRIEGCLFGNGERTGNVDLVALGMNLYSQGIDPQIDFSDMDEIKRTVEYCNQLPVPERSPWGGDLVFTAFSGSHQDAINKGLDALGRAAEKAGVPVDEHPWEVPYLPIDPKDVGRNYEAVIRVNSQSGKGGVAYIMKSEHQLDLPRRLQIEFSKTVQRHTDTAGGEVDPTTMWNAFSAEYLEPKVPLELVRQHVTDSGGGEYEIAATVRVDGDEHDITGRGNGPIASFFDALAGVGFDLRLLDYSEHTLSPGDDAKAASYIECAIDDRVFWGVGVDPSIVTASLRAVVSAVNRSHR, encoded by the coding sequence ATGAGCACGTCAGACAAGCCCGCGGCCAGCCGGATCCGCAAGCCCTCCCGGCCCGCCCCCGCGGACCAGCCCCAGTGGAACCCCCAGCGCGGCACCTCCATGCCGGTGCACCGCTACCGCCCGTGGTTCGAGCTGGTCGAGGACATCCAGCTGGCCGACCGCACCTGGCCGGACCGGCGCATCGAGCGCGCGCCGCTGTGGTGCGCGGTCGACCTGCGCGACGGCAACCAGGCGCTGATCGACCCGATGTCCCCCGCCCGCAAGCGCAAGTTCTTCGAACTGCTGGTGCGCATGGGTTACAAGGAGATCGAGGTCGGCTTCCCGGCCGCCAGCCAGACCGACTTCGACTTCGTCCGCGAGATCATCGACGAGGGCGCGATCCCCGACGACGTGCACATCCAGGTGCTGACCCAGTGCCGCCCGGAGCTGATCGAGCGCACCTTCCAGGCGCTGGAGGGCGCGCCGCGCGCGATCGTCCACATCTACAACTCGACCTCGATCCTGCAGCGCCGGGTGGTCTTCCGCGAGGAGCGCGAGGGCATCAAGAAGATCGCGTTGCAGGCCGCCGAGCTGGTGGTCGAGTACGCGGCGAAGTACTCCGACACCGACTTCCGGTTCCAGTACTCGCCCGAGTCCTACACCGGCACCGAGCTGTCCTACGCGGCCGAGGTGTGCAACGCGGTCACCGACATCTGGCAGCCGACCCCGGCCCGCCCGGCGATCCTGAACCTGCCCGCCACCGTCGAGATGGCCACGCCGAACATCTACGCGGACTCGATCGAGTGGATGCACCGCAACCTGGAGCGCCGCGACTCGGTGATCCTGTCGCTGCACCCGCACAACGACCGCGGCACCGGCATCGCCGCCGCCGAGCTGGGTTACCAGGCGGGCGCGGACCGGATCGAGGGTTGCCTGTTCGGCAACGGCGAGCGCACCGGCAACGTGGACCTGGTCGCGCTGGGCATGAACCTGTACAGCCAGGGCATCGACCCGCAGATCGACTTCTCCGACATGGACGAGATCAAGCGCACGGTCGAGTACTGCAACCAGCTGCCGGTGCCCGAGCGCAGCCCGTGGGGTGGTGACCTGGTGTTCACCGCCTTCTCCGGCAGCCACCAGGATGCGATCAACAAGGGGCTGGACGCGCTGGGCCGGGCCGCCGAGAAGGCGGGCGTACCGGTGGACGAGCACCCGTGGGAGGTCCCGTACCTGCCGATCGACCCGAAGGACGTCGGTCGCAACTACGAGGCCGTGATCCGGGTCAACTCGCAGTCCGGCAAGGGCGGCGTCGCCTACATCATGAAGAGCGAGCACCAGCTGGACCTGCCGCGGCGCTTGCAGATCGAGTTCTCCAAGACCGTCCAGCGGCACACCGACACCGCCGGTGGCGAGGTCGACCCGACGACCATGTGGAACGCCTTCTCGGCCGAGTACCTGGAGCCGAAGGTGCCGCTGGAGCTGGTGCGCCAGCACGTGACCGACAGCGGGGGCGGCGAGTACGAGATCGCCGCGACGGTCCGGGTGGACGGCGACGAGCACGACATCACCGGCCGCGGCAACGGCCCGATCGCCTCGTTCTTCGACGCGCTGGCCGGGGTCGGCTTCGACCTGCGGCTGCTGGACTACAGCGAGCACACGCTCTCCCCCGGTGACGACGCGAAGGCGGCGTCCTACATCGAATGCGCGATCGACGACCGCGTGTTCTGGGGGGTCGGCGTCGACCCGTCGATCGTCACCGCTTCACTGCGCGCCGTGGTCTCCGCGGTGAACCGCTCGCACCGGTAG
- a CDS encoding YafY family protein — protein MRAERLVALLFTLQRKRGATAAELAGELGVSERTMHRDLAALRDAGVPLWTEQGRNGGVRLVDGWRARLDGLTSREAVAIFAFGVPEALGALGLGTAVSAAHAKVSASLPKELREQAEHVAGRFHLDAPGWFRGEDSAGSLATVTRAVWESRRLRVSYRRRDKLAERLLEPLGLVLKAGVWYLVARVPEDDALRTYRVGRISEAELLDERFQRPPEFDLAGWWRESSAAFERFTMRIEVTLRLSGRAFRQLPRVLGPESMPSSLLERRDLADGWIEARLAMETEDIAVGQLTALGGEVEVLSPASVRARLAAVGAEMAARNAPLDQA, from the coding sequence GTGCGCGCCGAGCGGCTGGTCGCGCTGCTGTTCACCCTGCAGCGCAAGCGGGGTGCCACGGCCGCGGAACTGGCAGGGGAACTCGGCGTGTCCGAGCGCACCATGCACCGCGACCTGGCCGCGCTCCGCGACGCGGGCGTTCCACTGTGGACAGAGCAGGGACGCAACGGCGGAGTGCGGCTGGTCGACGGCTGGCGGGCGCGCCTGGACGGGCTGACCTCGCGGGAGGCGGTGGCCATCTTCGCCTTCGGGGTGCCGGAGGCGCTGGGCGCGCTCGGCCTCGGCACGGCGGTGTCGGCCGCGCACGCGAAGGTGTCGGCGAGCCTGCCGAAGGAGTTGCGCGAGCAGGCGGAACACGTGGCCGGGCGCTTCCACCTGGATGCGCCCGGCTGGTTCCGCGGGGAGGACTCGGCGGGTTCGCTGGCGACCGTGACGCGGGCCGTCTGGGAGTCGCGGCGGCTCCGGGTGTCCTACCGGCGGCGGGACAAGCTGGCCGAGCGGTTGCTGGAACCGCTCGGCCTGGTGCTCAAGGCCGGGGTCTGGTACCTGGTCGCGCGCGTCCCGGAGGACGACGCGCTGCGCACCTACCGGGTCGGCCGGATCAGCGAGGCGGAGCTGCTGGACGAGCGGTTCCAGCGGCCGCCGGAGTTCGACCTGGCGGGCTGGTGGCGCGAGTCGTCGGCGGCTTTCGAGCGGTTCACCATGCGGATCGAGGTGACGCTGCGGTTGAGCGGTCGCGCGTTCCGGCAGTTGCCCCGGGTGCTGGGGCCGGAGTCCATGCCGTCCTCGCTGCTGGAACGCCGCGACCTGGCCGACGGCTGGATCGAGGCGCGCCTGGCGATGGAGACGGAGGACATCGCCGTCGGCCAGCTCACCGCACTGGGCGGCGAGGTCGAGGTACTGTCCCCGGCTTCGGTACGGGCGCGCCTGGCCGCCGTGGGAGCGGAAATGGCAGCCAGGAACGCCCCACTCGACCAGGCGTAG
- a CDS encoding nitroreductase family protein — MKDAETSVPVHDLIRRRWSPRALDETAEVSRAQLTALLEAARWAPSYGNTQPARYLVGFRGDKTFAGILSTLNSGNQSWAHRAGALLIGAVVTENEKGDIPYAEYGLGLASENLVLQAIAEGLVAHQMAGFDPHLVRREFDLPDEVSPLVAIAVGTPGDPAQLDERRRDRELAPRRRLPLSEFAFTDRWGQSF, encoded by the coding sequence ATGAAGGACGCCGAAACGAGTGTGCCGGTCCACGACCTGATCCGGCGGCGGTGGAGCCCGCGGGCGCTGGACGAGACGGCCGAGGTGAGCCGGGCGCAGCTGACCGCGCTGCTGGAGGCGGCGCGGTGGGCGCCGTCCTACGGCAACACCCAGCCGGCGCGGTACCTGGTCGGCTTTCGCGGGGACAAGACGTTCGCGGGCATCCTGAGCACGCTGAACTCGGGGAACCAGTCGTGGGCGCACCGCGCGGGGGCGCTGCTGATCGGGGCCGTGGTCACCGAGAACGAAAAGGGTGACATCCCGTACGCCGAGTACGGGCTGGGCCTGGCCAGCGAGAACCTGGTGCTGCAAGCGATCGCGGAAGGCCTGGTCGCGCACCAGATGGCCGGGTTCGACCCACATCTGGTGCGCCGGGAGTTCGACCTGCCGGACGAGGTGAGCCCACTGGTCGCGATCGCCGTCGGCACCCCGGGCGACCCGGCACAACTGGACGAACGCAGGCGGGACCGCGAACTGGCCCCCCGGCGGCGCCTGCCGCTGTCGGAATTCGCCTTCACCGACCGCTGGGGCCAGTCCTTCTAG
- a CDS encoding DUF4034 domain-containing protein: MRAMSREAKRRGISYDELSDQLSPEELYLLSENLPDVTRWGLVPDDEITVEPPENRTVAAARSGDWWPAAAALAERTDWDRRSALVEALAEAAAEDKDWLRSWRAEAPGDVNGLVVQTEALVRLAWKARGAAPANETTEAQFAGFHRLLGEARQSAERACAAAPEDPTPWVSLLTIARGLQVGHERFRQWWAELIARAPAHRSGHTQALQFWCAKWSGSDEQMFGFAEAAAADHPSLAALPLEAAFEASLKNPKIWQERWIRPRTDALLAWLATGGATGPYARTEHSIAALALVETKRYDLAVTQFRAVGRHADAWIWHYTELPRLKFLLARGEACRKAKKP; encoded by the coding sequence ATGCGCGCGATGTCGCGCGAAGCGAAGCGTCGCGGCATCAGCTATGACGAACTGAGCGACCAGCTCAGCCCCGAAGAGCTGTACCTGTTGTCGGAGAACCTGCCCGACGTCACGCGCTGGGGTCTGGTCCCCGACGACGAAATCACCGTGGAGCCACCGGAAAACCGCACGGTGGCCGCGGCGAGATCCGGGGACTGGTGGCCCGCCGCGGCCGCACTGGCCGAGCGCACCGACTGGGATCGGCGTTCGGCGCTGGTGGAAGCGCTGGCCGAGGCCGCCGCCGAGGACAAGGACTGGCTGAGATCCTGGCGGGCGGAAGCGCCAGGGGACGTCAACGGGCTGGTCGTGCAGACCGAAGCGCTCGTGCGTCTGGCGTGGAAGGCCCGCGGCGCGGCACCGGCCAACGAGACCACCGAAGCGCAGTTCGCCGGCTTCCACCGCCTGCTCGGCGAAGCCCGCCAGAGCGCGGAACGCGCGTGCGCCGCGGCGCCGGAGGATCCCACGCCGTGGGTCAGCCTGCTCACCATCGCCCGCGGCCTGCAGGTCGGGCACGAACGGTTCCGCCAGTGGTGGGCCGAGCTGATCGCCCGCGCCCCCGCCCACCGCTCCGGGCACACCCAGGCGCTGCAGTTCTGGTGCGCCAAGTGGTCCGGTTCCGACGAGCAGATGTTCGGCTTCGCCGAGGCGGCCGCCGCCGACCACCCGTCGCTGGCCGCGCTTCCGCTGGAGGCCGCGTTCGAAGCCTCGCTCAAGAACCCGAAGATCTGGCAGGAGCGCTGGATCCGGCCGCGGACCGACGCGCTGCTGGCCTGGCTCGCCACGGGCGGCGCCACCGGCCCGTACGCCCGCACCGAACACAGCATCGCCGCGCTCGCACTGGTCGAGACCAAGCGGTACGACCTGGCGGTGACGCAGTTCCGCGCGGTCGGCAGGCACGCCGACGCGTGGATCTGGCACTACACCGAACTCCCCCGGTTGAAGTTCCTCCTCGCCCGCGGTGAAGCCTGCCGCAAGGCCAAGAAACCCTGA
- a CDS encoding catalase has product MTKPTTNNVGIPVASDNDSLTLGANGPILLQDHYLIEKNAQFNRERVPERVVHAKGGGAFGFLEVTEDVSQFTKAALFQPGTRTESVIRFSSVAGENGSPDTWRDPRGFAVKFYTSQGNYDLVGNNTPVFFIRDPIKFPDFIHSQKRRADNHLRDHNIQWDFWTLRPESAHQVTWLMGDRGIPSNWREMNGYGSHTYLWENAGGEKFWVKYHFKTDQGIGYLTQDEADRIAGADADFYIRDLFKNIEKGNHPSWTLHVQVMPYAEAADYRFNPFDLTKVWPQGDYPLIKVGRYVLDRNPSNYFAEIEQAAFEPANLVPGIGPSPDKMLQGRLFAYPDAHRYRIGANYTQLPVNAPKSPVNSYSRDGQMRYSNPGDPVYAPNSFGGPHADGSETASAYGVEDEVIRSAYKLHAEDDDFGQPGTLVREVMDDEQRERLANNIIGHASNEVSQPVLERVFEYWRNVDKNLGDKVAAAFGK; this is encoded by the coding sequence GTGACCAAGCCGACCACGAACAACGTGGGCATCCCGGTCGCCAGCGACAACGACTCGCTGACGCTCGGCGCCAACGGCCCGATCCTGCTGCAGGATCACTACCTCATCGAGAAGAACGCGCAGTTCAACCGCGAGCGTGTGCCGGAGCGCGTGGTGCACGCCAAGGGCGGTGGCGCGTTCGGCTTCCTGGAGGTGACCGAGGACGTCAGCCAGTTCACCAAGGCCGCGTTGTTCCAGCCGGGCACCCGTACCGAGAGCGTCATCCGGTTCTCCTCGGTAGCCGGGGAGAACGGCTCGCCGGACACCTGGCGCGACCCGCGCGGCTTCGCCGTGAAGTTCTACACCAGCCAGGGCAACTACGACCTGGTCGGCAACAACACCCCGGTGTTCTTCATCCGCGACCCGATCAAGTTCCCCGACTTCATCCACTCGCAGAAGCGCCGCGCCGACAACCACCTGCGCGATCACAACATCCAGTGGGACTTCTGGACCCTGCGCCCGGAGTCGGCGCACCAGGTGACCTGGCTGATGGGCGACCGCGGCATCCCGTCGAACTGGCGTGAGATGAACGGCTACGGCTCGCACACCTACCTGTGGGAGAACGCCGGCGGCGAGAAGTTCTGGGTCAAGTACCACTTCAAGACCGACCAGGGCATCGGTTACCTGACCCAGGACGAGGCCGACCGCATCGCCGGCGCGGACGCGGACTTCTACATCCGTGACCTGTTCAAGAACATCGAGAAGGGCAACCACCCGAGCTGGACGCTCCACGTCCAGGTGATGCCCTACGCCGAGGCGGCGGACTACCGGTTCAACCCGTTCGACCTGACCAAGGTGTGGCCGCAGGGCGACTACCCGCTGATCAAGGTCGGCCGCTACGTGCTCGACCGCAACCCGTCGAACTACTTCGCCGAGATCGAGCAGGCCGCCTTCGAACCGGCCAACCTGGTGCCCGGCATCGGCCCGTCGCCGGACAAGATGCTCCAGGGTCGGCTGTTCGCCTACCCCGACGCGCACCGCTACCGGATCGGCGCGAACTACACCCAGCTGCCGGTCAACGCGCCGAAGTCCCCGGTGAACAGCTACTCGCGCGACGGTCAGATGCGCTACAGCAACCCGGGCGACCCGGTCTACGCGCCGAACTCGTTCGGCGGCCCGCACGCCGACGGGAGCGAGACGGCGTCCGCGTACGGCGTCGAGGACGAGGTGATCCGCTCGGCCTACAAGCTGCACGCCGAGGACGACGACTTCGGCCAGCCGGGCACGCTGGTCCGCGAGGTGATGGACGACGAGCAGCGCGAGCGGCTCGCGAACAACATCATCGGCCACGCGTCGAACGAGGTCTCCCAGCCGGTGCTGGAGCGCGTGTTCGAGTACTGGCGCAACGTGGACAAGAACCTCGGCGACAAGGTCGCCGCGGCCTTCGGGAAATAA
- a CDS encoding aspartate kinase, producing MALVVQKYGGSSLESADRIKRVAERIVATKKAGNEVVVVCSAMGDTTDELLDLAQQVNPVPPEREMDMLLTAGERISNALVAMAISAQGAQAWSFTGSQAGVVTTAVHGNARIIDVTPSRVSEALEQGYVALVAGFQGVAQDTKDITTLGRGGSDTTAVALAAALNADVCEIYSDVDGVYSADPRIVPDARKLDTVPYEEMLELAASGSKILHLRSVEYARRYGVPIRVRSSYSDKPGTTVAGSIEEIPVEQALITGVAHDRSEAKITVTGVPDHAGAAARIFRVIADAEIDIDMVLQNVSNTSSGRTDITFTLSKANGPKAVAALEKIKEELGFSSVLYDDHVGKVSLVGAGMRSHPGVTATFCEALSKVGVNIEIINTSEIRISVLIRDAQLDDAVRAIHDAFELGGDEEAVVYAGSGR from the coding sequence GTGGCGCTCGTAGTCCAGAAGTACGGCGGATCGTCGTTGGAGAGCGCTGATCGGATCAAGCGCGTGGCCGAGCGGATCGTGGCCACGAAAAAGGCCGGGAACGAGGTGGTGGTGGTCTGCTCGGCGATGGGCGACACCACCGACGAACTGCTCGACCTGGCCCAGCAGGTGAACCCGGTTCCACCGGAGCGGGAGATGGACATGCTGCTCACCGCGGGTGAGCGCATCTCCAACGCGCTGGTCGCGATGGCCATCTCCGCCCAGGGCGCGCAGGCCTGGTCGTTCACCGGATCGCAGGCCGGGGTGGTGACGACGGCCGTGCACGGCAACGCGCGGATCATCGACGTCACACCGAGCCGGGTCAGCGAAGCACTGGAACAGGGATATGTGGCGCTGGTGGCCGGGTTCCAGGGCGTGGCGCAGGACACCAAGGACATCACCACGCTCGGCCGCGGTGGCTCGGACACCACCGCGGTGGCGCTGGCCGCGGCGCTGAACGCCGACGTGTGCGAAATCTATTCCGATGTGGACGGTGTGTACTCCGCCGACCCGCGGATCGTGCCGGACGCGCGGAAGCTGGACACCGTGCCGTACGAGGAAATGCTGGAACTCGCGGCGAGCGGCTCGAAGATCCTGCACCTGCGCTCGGTGGAGTACGCGCGCCGCTACGGCGTGCCGATCCGAGTCCGTTCTTCCTACAGTGACAAGCCGGGCACGACGGTGGCCGGATCGATCGAGGAGATCCCCGTGGAACAAGCGTTGATCACCGGTGTGGCGCACGACCGCTCCGAAGCCAAGATCACGGTGACCGGGGTGCCGGACCACGCCGGTGCCGCCGCCCGGATCTTCCGGGTGATCGCCGACGCCGAGATCGACATCGACATGGTGCTGCAGAACGTGTCCAACACCTCGTCGGGGCGCACGGACATCACCTTCACCTTGTCGAAGGCCAACGGGCCCAAGGCGGTCGCGGCGCTGGAGAAGATCAAGGAGGAGCTTGGCTTCTCCTCGGTGCTCTACGACGACCACGTCGGCAAGGTTTCGCTCGTCGGCGCCGGCATGCGCTCGCACCCCGGCGTCACCGCCACCTTCTGCGAAGCGCTGTCCAAGGTCGGCGTGAACATCGAAATCATCAACACCTCCGAGATCCGCATCTCCGTGCTGATCCGGGACGCGCAGCTCGACGACGCGGTGCGCGCCATCCATGACGCATTCGAACTGGGCGGCGACGAAGAGGCCGTCGTCTACGCGGGAAGTGGGCGGTAG
- a CDS encoding MFS transporter, producing the protein MPFQPYRRLLALPSVPSSMLLMFFARLPITAMGITLTLHVVTDLGRGYGEAGLVGTATTAGSALGAPLIGRAIDRYGLRPVVAVCGVVSAGYFLSTPHLPYLALVLVALPAGMLAVPAGSIARQVLAALVPDAQRRTAYSLDTVAVEVTFMVGPSLGILISTQFSSTAALTSIGVLSGVVAVLLYLMNPPVRADHEVVTGERPPLRSWLSRELVATLLIAAAATFVLVGMELAALATLRENGEVDWTGVVIALMCVASLVGGIVHGAVHRSLSQVTLMVLLAVLTIPVGLAGTPWWLLALVLVPSNLVCAPTLAATTEAVSSLAPARVRGEAMGLQDSATRIGLAAGGPVVGFVMDHSAPGWGFVASGLGGLALASAGIALRSRFGARTRVRAPAES; encoded by the coding sequence GTGCCGTTCCAGCCGTATCGCCGCTTGCTCGCCCTGCCGTCGGTGCCCAGCTCGATGCTGCTGATGTTCTTCGCCCGGCTGCCGATCACCGCCATGGGCATCACGCTCACCCTGCACGTGGTGACCGACCTCGGCCGCGGCTACGGCGAGGCCGGGCTGGTCGGCACCGCGACCACGGCGGGCAGCGCGCTCGGCGCCCCGCTGATCGGACGGGCCATCGACCGGTACGGCCTGCGGCCCGTGGTGGCGGTCTGCGGTGTGGTTTCGGCCGGCTACTTCCTGTCCACCCCGCACCTGCCGTACCTCGCGCTCGTGCTGGTCGCGCTGCCCGCCGGGATGCTGGCGGTGCCCGCGGGCTCCATCGCCAGGCAGGTGCTCGCCGCGCTGGTGCCCGACGCGCAGCGTCGGACGGCGTACTCGCTGGACACCGTGGCGGTGGAAGTGACCTTCATGGTCGGGCCCAGCCTGGGGATCCTGATCAGCACGCAGTTCTCCTCGACGGCCGCGCTGACCTCGATCGGCGTGCTGTCCGGGGTGGTCGCGGTGCTGCTGTACCTGATGAACCCGCCGGTGCGCGCCGACCACGAGGTGGTCACCGGCGAGCGGCCGCCGTTGCGGTCGTGGCTGAGCCGGGAACTGGTCGCCACCCTGCTGATCGCCGCCGCCGCGACCTTCGTGCTGGTCGGCATGGAGCTGGCGGCGCTGGCCACGCTGCGGGAGAACGGCGAGGTCGACTGGACCGGTGTGGTGATCGCGCTGATGTGCGTGGCTTCGCTGGTCGGCGGCATCGTGCACGGCGCGGTGCACCGGTCGCTTTCGCAGGTGACGCTGATGGTGCTGCTGGCCGTGCTGACCATTCCGGTCGGCCTGGCCGGCACGCCGTGGTGGCTGCTGGCGCTGGTGCTCGTGCCGTCGAACCTGGTGTGCGCGCCGACGCTCGCCGCGACGACCGAGGCGGTCAGCTCACTGGCCCCGGCGCGGGTGCGCGGGGAGGCGATGGGCCTGCAGGACTCGGCCACCCGGATCGGCCTGGCCGCCGGGGGCCCGGTGGTCGGATTCGTGATGGACCACTCGGCGCCGGGCTGGGGTTTCGTGGCCTCCGGCCTCGGCGGACTCGCGCTCGCCTCGGCCGGCATCGCGCTGCGCTCCCGGTTCGGCGCCCGCACGCGGGTGCGGGCGCCGGCGGAGAGCTAG
- a CDS encoding aspartate-semialdehyde dehydrogenase yields MAPVLALVGATGAVGTVMIDIINNRESVPWGEIRLIASARSAGKKLTVRGEELTVIELTAEAFDGVDVAMFDVPDEISAEWAPVAAARGAVAVDNSGAFRMDDEVPLVVPEVNADKVGERPRGIIANPNCTTLSMMAALGALHREFELKELVVASYQAVSGAGKEGVDRLYAELEAVAGKPVGVAAGDVRQTLEAAGLSISDSPFPAPLAFNVVPSAGSYKGDGWYSEELKVRNESRKILGIPDLKVSATCVRVPVVTTHSLAVHATFAREVTVEEAHKVLEAQPTIVLVDDPENNVFPTPGEVVGEDPTYVGRVRQALDFPNTLDFFVCGDNLRKGAALNTYEIAETLAPQLG; encoded by the coding sequence ATGGCTCCTGTACTGGCTCTGGTCGGCGCCACCGGCGCGGTGGGCACGGTGATGATCGACATCATCAACAACCGGGAATCCGTGCCGTGGGGCGAGATCCGGCTGATCGCGTCGGCGCGGTCGGCGGGCAAGAAGCTGACCGTGCGTGGCGAGGAGCTGACCGTCATCGAGCTGACCGCGGAGGCGTTCGACGGCGTCGACGTGGCGATGTTCGACGTGCCCGACGAGATCTCCGCCGAATGGGCGCCGGTCGCGGCGGCCCGTGGCGCGGTGGCGGTGGACAACTCCGGCGCCTTCCGGATGGACGACGAGGTGCCGCTGGTGGTGCCGGAGGTGAACGCCGACAAGGTCGGCGAGCGCCCGCGCGGCATCATCGCGAACCCGAACTGCACCACGCTTTCGATGATGGCGGCGCTGGGCGCGCTGCACCGCGAGTTCGAACTGAAGGAACTCGTGGTCGCGTCGTACCAGGCGGTTTCCGGTGCGGGCAAGGAAGGCGTCGACCGGCTCTACGCCGAACTCGAAGCGGTCGCGGGCAAGCCGGTCGGTGTCGCCGCCGGTGACGTGCGCCAGACACTGGAGGCGGCCGGTCTGTCCATTTCGGACTCCCCGTTCCCGGCGCCGCTGGCGTTCAACGTGGTGCCGTCGGCCGGTTCCTACAAGGGTGACGGCTGGTACTCCGAAGAACTGAAGGTGCGCAACGAATCCCGCAAGATCCTCGGCATCCCGGACCTGAAGGTCTCGGCGACCTGCGTGCGGGTTCCGGTGGTCACCACGCATTCGCTGGCGGTGCACGCCACCTTCGCGCGCGAGGTCACCGTGGAGGAAGCGCACAAGGTGCTCGAAGCGCAGCCGACCATCGTGCTGGTGGACGACCCGGAGAACAACGTGTTCCCGACGCCCGGTGAGGTCGTCGGCGAGGACCCGACCTACGTCGGCCGGGTGCGCCAGGCGCTGGACTTCCCGAACACGCTGGACTTCTTCGTGTGCGGGGACAACCTGCGCAAGGGTGCCGCGCTGAACACCTACGAGATCGCCGAAACGCTGGCCCCGCAACTGGGCTGA
- a CDS encoding RtcB family protein, which yields MYTAVEGARVPIRMWADPHSVEEQAMRQLHNVANLPWVHGVAVMPDVHYGKGATVGSVIAMRDAVSPAAVGVDIGCGMSAVRTSLTASDLPDDLGKLRSRIESAVPVGFNMHRTPVNTARVHGVGGWAEFWNRFGELHSGVQDLRKRAHLQVGSLGGGNHFIEVCLEQGGPDEGRVWLMLHSGSRNIGKELAERHMAVARKLPHNADLPDRDLAVFVAGTPEMQAYRRDLFWAQDYAARNRATMVALVKQALKDEIPATTFDDAISCHHNYVAEETYDGVDLLVTRKGAIRAGSGDLGIIPGSMGTGSYIVRGLGNSHSFESASHGAGRRMSRNKAKKLYTAADLAAQTDGVECRKDAGVVDEIPAAYKDIDSVIAAQSDLVEVVAHLKQVVCVKG from the coding sequence ATGTACACCGCGGTGGAGGGTGCTCGCGTGCCGATCCGGATGTGGGCGGACCCGCATTCGGTGGAGGAGCAGGCGATGCGCCAACTCCACAACGTCGCCAACCTGCCCTGGGTCCACGGCGTGGCCGTGATGCCGGACGTGCACTACGGGAAGGGCGCCACCGTCGGCAGCGTGATCGCGATGCGTGACGCGGTGTCCCCGGCCGCGGTCGGTGTCGACATCGGCTGCGGGATGAGCGCGGTGCGGACCTCGCTGACCGCGTCGGACCTCCCGGACGATCTCGGCAAGCTGCGGAGCCGCATCGAATCCGCGGTGCCGGTCGGGTTCAACATGCACCGCACGCCGGTCAACACCGCGCGCGTGCACGGGGTCGGCGGCTGGGCGGAGTTCTGGAACCGGTTCGGTGAGCTGCACTCCGGTGTGCAGGACCTGCGCAAGCGGGCGCACCTGCAGGTCGGCAGCCTCGGCGGTGGGAACCATTTCATCGAGGTATGCCTCGAGCAGGGCGGGCCGGACGAGGGGCGGGTGTGGCTGATGCTGCACTCGGGTTCGCGCAACATCGGCAAGGAACTGGCCGAGCGGCACATGGCGGTGGCGCGGAAGTTGCCGCACAACGCCGACCTGCCGGACCGCGACCTCGCTGTTTTTGTGGCGGGCACGCCGGAAATGCAGGCGTACCGGCGGGATCTGTTCTGGGCGCAGGACTACGCCGCGCGCAACCGGGCGACCATGGTCGCGCTGGTGAAGCAGGCGCTCAAGGACGAAATCCCGGCCACCACCTTCGACGACGCGATCAGCTGCCACCACAACTATGTGGCGGAGGAGACGTACGACGGGGTGGACCTGCTGGTGACGCGTAAGGGCGCGATCCGCGCGGGTTCGGGGGATCTCGGGATCATCCCGGGCAGCATGGGTACCGGCTCGTACATCGTGCGCGGCCTTGGCAACTCGCACTCCTTCGAGTCCGCGTCCCACGGAGCGGGGCGACGGATGTCGCGGAACAAGGCGAAGAAGCTGTACACCGCCGCCGACCTCGCCGCCCAGACCGACGGTGTCGAATGCCGGAAGGACGCGGGCGTGGTGGACGAGATCCCGGCCGCCTACAAGGACATCGACTCGGTGATCGCCGCGCAGTCGGACCTGGTCGAGGTGGTCGCGCACCTCAAGCAGGTCGTCTGCGTCAAGGGCTGA